In Hypomesus transpacificus isolate Combined female chromosome 4, fHypTra1, whole genome shotgun sequence, the following are encoded in one genomic region:
- the tbc1d5 gene encoding TBC1 domain family member 5 isoform X1 gives MQHPNFETRHPLQTEDQETGFDPLNNFNRNRSRSSDSSFSESESTFLSYRKEWDDLFLNSNYLARIRQASINGKLRSSRFRSVCWKLYLDVLPEDKRQWINKTKELRAQYEKIKETHITNPRKAAGQQDLVVNNPLSQDEGSLWNKFFQDKELRGMITQDVMRTFPEINYFHGEDVRTKLTDILFCYARENEQLLYKQGMHELLAPIVFVLHCDHQAFQHASETAHPSEEMKPLLDPVYHEHDAYAMFSQLMETAEPWFSSFEREVRKGKEEMLTSMPFARPQDAGPSVAIVTKVNRIQDQLVKKHDVELHMHLNRLEIAPQIYGIRWVRLLFGREFSLQDLLVVWDALFADSITLDLVDYVFVAMLLYIRDALIASNFQTCLGLLMHYPPIGDIHSLLHKALFLRDPKNNPRPVNYQFQQNLDYYKTRGADLVNKSCSTAKPAPLNINKVSNKVSSSLLSFGRKLIAPAMSGASSGISPINSEVLSAPSPVSMAPARPSAEPPLQAPPHPQSQHYRLLKSESMPVHLSKDIVSDGLSQVSLPAQICSDSQGHASRTVSSSPSIESLSGGRGHATASPPLPPSRGSDVSTSSPPLSATKKDSFFNITRSRSHSRTMGRKEEEELEGQVSFLQGQINDLEAMSKYCAKTMNTHIGKIQEVILQEHLEKEDEVLVALAGLKQIKDILKGALRFNQSQLEAEENEEISIADDHYTAAAAAAAAQHAAGRRHDDAAAARHAEHCKGQDLDGEGRVSTDEREEEEEEETSSTPPDTQVASSVGSEGKNWDDYILVSQDLQTSEGGAERTPPIRRDLVRPEPEGAGAFQDPLLSATSGSSSPDEGSTHSKDSDFTIVNPADL, from the exons ATGCAGCACCCTAACTTCGAAACCCGTCACCCCCTACAGACAGAGGACCAGGAGACGGGCTTCGACCCGCTGAACAACTTCAACAGGAACCGCAGCC gaAGTTCAGACAGCTCGTTCTCGGAGTCGGAGTCGACATTCCTCTCCTACAG gAAAGAGTGGGATGACTTGTTTCTCAATAGTAATTACCTTGCAAGGATTCGACAGGCAAGCATCAACGGCAAATTGCGGAGCAGCAGATTTCGTAGCGTGTGCTGGAAG TTGTACCTGGACGTTCTTCCAGAAGACAAGAGACAGTGGATCAATAAGACCAAGGAGCTCCGGGCCCAGTATGAGAAGATCAAagaaacg cACATAACCAACCCCCGCAAGGCTGCTGGTCAGCAAGACCTGGTGGTCAACAACCCTCTGTCCCAGGACGAGGGG AGTTTGTGGAACAAGTTTTTCCAGGACAAGGAGCTGAGGGGGATGATCACCCAGGATGTGATGAGAAC GTTCCCAGAGATTAACTACTTCCATGGGGAGGATGTGAGGACCAAGCTGACAGACATCTTGTTCTGTTATGCCAGAGAGAACGAACAGTTGCTGTATAAGCAG ggaATGCACGAGTTGCTGGCTCCCATTGTGTTCGTCCTGCACTGCGACCACCAGGCATTTCAGCACGCCAGCGAGACGGCTCACCCTAG TGAGGAGATGAAGCCTCTGCTGGATCCTGTGTACCACGAACACGACGCCTA CGCCATGTTCTCCCAACTCATGGAGACTGCAGAACCCTGGTTCTCCAGCTTTGAGAGGGAGGTCCGAAAG gggaaggaggagatgcTGACCAGCATGCCCTTCGCCCGGCCGCAGGACGCAGGCCCCTCCGTCGCCATAGTGACCAAAGTGAACCGCATCCAGGACCAGCTGGTGAAGAAGCACGACGTGGAGCTGCACATGCACCTGAACCGTCTGGAGATAGCACCACAGATCTACGGCAT ccgGTGGGTGCGTCTGCTGTTTGGCCGGGAGTTCTCCCTGCAGGACCTGCTGGTGGTGTGGGACGCCCTGTTTGCAGACAGCATCACCCTGGACCTGGTGGACTACGTGTTTGTGGCCATGCTCCTGTACATCCGGGACGCGT tgattGCCAGTAACTTCCagacctgtctgggtctgctcaTGCACTACCCGCCCATAGGAGACATCCACTCCCTGTTGCACAAGGCTCTGTTCCTCAGAGACCCCAAG AACAACCCAAGACCTGTCAACTACCAGTTCCAGCAGAACCTGGACTACTATAAGACCAGAGGAGCCGATCTAGTGAACAAAtcctg ttCCACAGCTAAGCCGGCGCCTCTGAACATCAACAAGGTTTCTAACAAGGTCTCCAGCAGTCTGCTGAGCTTCGGCAGGAAGCTCATCGCTCCCGCCATGTCTGGCGCTTCCAGCGGCATCTCTCCAATCAACAGCGAGGTGCTCTCTGCCCCCAGCCCCGTTTCCATGGCGCCGGCCCGCCCCTCGGCCGAGCCCCCCCTACaggccccccctcacccccagtctcAGCACTACCGCCTCCTGAAGTCAGAGAGCATGCCTGTACACCTGAGCAAAG ATATAGTTTCAGACGGACTCTCtcaggtctctctccctgcccagaTATGCTCTGACTCACAAG gCCACGCCTCCAGAACGGTTAGCTCCTCCCCCAGTATCGAGAGCCTCTCCGGGGGGCGTGGTCATGCCACAGCGTCCccgccccttcctccctccaggggAAGTGACGTCAGTACCTCGTCCCCGCCCCTCTCGGCCACCAAGAAGGACTCCTTCTTTAACATCACCCGCTCGCGCTCTCACAGCAGGACGATGGGCAGGAAGGAG gaggaggagctggaggggcaGGTCTCCTTCCTACAGGGCCAGATCAACGACCTGGAGGCCATGAGCAAGTACTGTGCCAagaccatgaacacacacatcg GAAAGATCCAGGAGGTCATCCTGCAGGAGCACCTGGAGAAGGAGGACGAGGTGTTGGTGGCACTGGCTGGCCTCAAACAG aTCAAAGACATCCTGAAGGGGGCGCTGCGGTTCAACCAGAGCCAGCTGGAGGCGGAGGAGAACGAGGAGATCAGCATCGCTGACGACCACTACACCGCCGCCgctgctgccgccgccgcccAGCACGCCGCCGGGCGCCGCCACGACGACGCCGCCGCCGCAAGACACGCCGAACACTGCAAAGGCCAGGACTTGGACGGCGAGGGGAGAGTGAGCACGgacgagagggaggaggaggaagaggaggagacttCCTCCACTCCAccagacacacag GTGGCGTCGTCCGTGGGCTCGGAGGGGAAGAACTGGGACGACTACATCCTGGTCTCCCAGGACCTCCAGACCTCCGAGGGAGGGGCGGAGCGCACCCCGCCCATCAGACGGGACCTGGTCCGGCCGGAGCCGGAAGGGGCCGGGGCGTTCCAGGACCCCCTGCTGAGCGCCACGTCGGGCTCCTCCAGCCCGGACGAGGGCAGCACCCACAGCAAAGACTCGGACTTCACCATCGTCAACCCCGCAGACCTGTGA
- the tbc1d5 gene encoding TBC1 domain family member 5 isoform X4: protein MITQDVMRTFPEINYFHGEDVRTKLTDILFCYARENEQLLYKQGMHELLAPIVFVLHCDHQAFQHASETAHPSEEMKPLLDPVYHEHDAYAMFSQLMETAEPWFSSFEREVRKGKEEMLTSMPFARPQDAGPSVAIVTKVNRIQDQLVKKHDVELHMHLNRLEIAPQIYGIRWVRLLFGREFSLQDLLVVWDALFADSITLDLVDYVFVAMLLYIRDALIASNFQTCLGLLMHYPPIGDIHSLLHKALFLRDPKNNPRPVNYQFQQNLDYYKTRGADLVNKSCSTAKPAPLNINKVSNKVSSSLLSFGRKLIAPAMSGASSGISPINSEVLSAPSPVSMAPARPSAEPPLQAPPHPQSQHYRLLKSESMPVHLSKDIVSDGLSQVSLPAQICSDSQGHASRTVSSSPSIESLSGGRGHATASPPLPPSRGSDVSTSSPPLSATKKDSFFNITRSRSHSRTMGRKEEEELEGQVSFLQGQINDLEAMSKYCAKTMNTHIGKIQEVILQEHLEKEDEVLVALAGLKQIKDILKGALRFNQSQLEAEENEEISIADDHYTAAAAAAAAQHAAGRRHDDAAAARHAEHCKGQDLDGEGRVSTDEREEEEEEETSSTPPDTQVASSVGSEGKNWDDYILVSQDLQTSEGGAERTPPIRRDLVRPEPEGAGAFQDPLLSATSGSSSPDEGSTHSKDSDFTIVNPADL from the exons ATGATCACCCAGGATGTGATGAGAAC GTTCCCAGAGATTAACTACTTCCATGGGGAGGATGTGAGGACCAAGCTGACAGACATCTTGTTCTGTTATGCCAGAGAGAACGAACAGTTGCTGTATAAGCAG ggaATGCACGAGTTGCTGGCTCCCATTGTGTTCGTCCTGCACTGCGACCACCAGGCATTTCAGCACGCCAGCGAGACGGCTCACCCTAG TGAGGAGATGAAGCCTCTGCTGGATCCTGTGTACCACGAACACGACGCCTA CGCCATGTTCTCCCAACTCATGGAGACTGCAGAACCCTGGTTCTCCAGCTTTGAGAGGGAGGTCCGAAAG gggaaggaggagatgcTGACCAGCATGCCCTTCGCCCGGCCGCAGGACGCAGGCCCCTCCGTCGCCATAGTGACCAAAGTGAACCGCATCCAGGACCAGCTGGTGAAGAAGCACGACGTGGAGCTGCACATGCACCTGAACCGTCTGGAGATAGCACCACAGATCTACGGCAT ccgGTGGGTGCGTCTGCTGTTTGGCCGGGAGTTCTCCCTGCAGGACCTGCTGGTGGTGTGGGACGCCCTGTTTGCAGACAGCATCACCCTGGACCTGGTGGACTACGTGTTTGTGGCCATGCTCCTGTACATCCGGGACGCGT tgattGCCAGTAACTTCCagacctgtctgggtctgctcaTGCACTACCCGCCCATAGGAGACATCCACTCCCTGTTGCACAAGGCTCTGTTCCTCAGAGACCCCAAG AACAACCCAAGACCTGTCAACTACCAGTTCCAGCAGAACCTGGACTACTATAAGACCAGAGGAGCCGATCTAGTGAACAAAtcctg ttCCACAGCTAAGCCGGCGCCTCTGAACATCAACAAGGTTTCTAACAAGGTCTCCAGCAGTCTGCTGAGCTTCGGCAGGAAGCTCATCGCTCCCGCCATGTCTGGCGCTTCCAGCGGCATCTCTCCAATCAACAGCGAGGTGCTCTCTGCCCCCAGCCCCGTTTCCATGGCGCCGGCCCGCCCCTCGGCCGAGCCCCCCCTACaggccccccctcacccccagtctcAGCACTACCGCCTCCTGAAGTCAGAGAGCATGCCTGTACACCTGAGCAAAG ATATAGTTTCAGACGGACTCTCtcaggtctctctccctgcccagaTATGCTCTGACTCACAAG gCCACGCCTCCAGAACGGTTAGCTCCTCCCCCAGTATCGAGAGCCTCTCCGGGGGGCGTGGTCATGCCACAGCGTCCccgccccttcctccctccaggggAAGTGACGTCAGTACCTCGTCCCCGCCCCTCTCGGCCACCAAGAAGGACTCCTTCTTTAACATCACCCGCTCGCGCTCTCACAGCAGGACGATGGGCAGGAAGGAG gaggaggagctggaggggcaGGTCTCCTTCCTACAGGGCCAGATCAACGACCTGGAGGCCATGAGCAAGTACTGTGCCAagaccatgaacacacacatcg GAAAGATCCAGGAGGTCATCCTGCAGGAGCACCTGGAGAAGGAGGACGAGGTGTTGGTGGCACTGGCTGGCCTCAAACAG aTCAAAGACATCCTGAAGGGGGCGCTGCGGTTCAACCAGAGCCAGCTGGAGGCGGAGGAGAACGAGGAGATCAGCATCGCTGACGACCACTACACCGCCGCCgctgctgccgccgccgcccAGCACGCCGCCGGGCGCCGCCACGACGACGCCGCCGCCGCAAGACACGCCGAACACTGCAAAGGCCAGGACTTGGACGGCGAGGGGAGAGTGAGCACGgacgagagggaggaggaggaagaggaggagacttCCTCCACTCCAccagacacacag GTGGCGTCGTCCGTGGGCTCGGAGGGGAAGAACTGGGACGACTACATCCTGGTCTCCCAGGACCTCCAGACCTCCGAGGGAGGGGCGGAGCGCACCCCGCCCATCAGACGGGACCTGGTCCGGCCGGAGCCGGAAGGGGCCGGGGCGTTCCAGGACCCCCTGCTGAGCGCCACGTCGGGCTCCTCCAGCCCGGACGAGGGCAGCACCCACAGCAAAGACTCGGACTTCACCATCGTCAACCCCGCAGACCTGTGA
- the tbc1d5 gene encoding TBC1 domain family member 5 isoform X2: MQHPNFETRHPLQTEDQETGFDPLNNFNRNRSRSSDSSFSESESTFLSYRKEWDDLFLNSNYLARIRQASINGKLRSSRFRSVCWKLYLDVLPEDKRQWINKTKELRAQYEKIKETHITNPRKAAGQQDLVVNNPLSQDEGSLWNKFFQDKELRGMITQDVMRTFPEINYFHGEDVRTKLTDILFCYARENEQLLYKQGMHELLAPIVFVLHCDHQAFQHASETAHPSEEMKPLLDPVYHEHDAYAMFSQLMETAEPWFSSFEREVRKGKEEMLTSMPFARPQDAGPSVAIVTKVNRIQDQLVKKHDVELHMHLNRLEIAPQIYGIRWVRLLFGREFSLQDLLVVWDALFADSITLDLVDYVFVAMLLYIRDALIASNFQTCLGLLMHYPPIGDIHSLLHKALFLRDPKNNPRPVNYQFQQNLDYYKTRGADLVNKSCSTAKPAPLNINKVSNKVSSSLLSFGRKLIAPAMSGASSGISPINSEVLSAPSPVSMAPARPSAEPPLQAPPHPQSQHYRLLKSESMPVHLSKGHASRTVSSSPSIESLSGGRGHATASPPLPPSRGSDVSTSSPPLSATKKDSFFNITRSRSHSRTMGRKEEEELEGQVSFLQGQINDLEAMSKYCAKTMNTHIGKIQEVILQEHLEKEDEVLVALAGLKQIKDILKGALRFNQSQLEAEENEEISIADDHYTAAAAAAAAQHAAGRRHDDAAAARHAEHCKGQDLDGEGRVSTDEREEEEEEETSSTPPDTQVASSVGSEGKNWDDYILVSQDLQTSEGGAERTPPIRRDLVRPEPEGAGAFQDPLLSATSGSSSPDEGSTHSKDSDFTIVNPADL; encoded by the exons ATGCAGCACCCTAACTTCGAAACCCGTCACCCCCTACAGACAGAGGACCAGGAGACGGGCTTCGACCCGCTGAACAACTTCAACAGGAACCGCAGCC gaAGTTCAGACAGCTCGTTCTCGGAGTCGGAGTCGACATTCCTCTCCTACAG gAAAGAGTGGGATGACTTGTTTCTCAATAGTAATTACCTTGCAAGGATTCGACAGGCAAGCATCAACGGCAAATTGCGGAGCAGCAGATTTCGTAGCGTGTGCTGGAAG TTGTACCTGGACGTTCTTCCAGAAGACAAGAGACAGTGGATCAATAAGACCAAGGAGCTCCGGGCCCAGTATGAGAAGATCAAagaaacg cACATAACCAACCCCCGCAAGGCTGCTGGTCAGCAAGACCTGGTGGTCAACAACCCTCTGTCCCAGGACGAGGGG AGTTTGTGGAACAAGTTTTTCCAGGACAAGGAGCTGAGGGGGATGATCACCCAGGATGTGATGAGAAC GTTCCCAGAGATTAACTACTTCCATGGGGAGGATGTGAGGACCAAGCTGACAGACATCTTGTTCTGTTATGCCAGAGAGAACGAACAGTTGCTGTATAAGCAG ggaATGCACGAGTTGCTGGCTCCCATTGTGTTCGTCCTGCACTGCGACCACCAGGCATTTCAGCACGCCAGCGAGACGGCTCACCCTAG TGAGGAGATGAAGCCTCTGCTGGATCCTGTGTACCACGAACACGACGCCTA CGCCATGTTCTCCCAACTCATGGAGACTGCAGAACCCTGGTTCTCCAGCTTTGAGAGGGAGGTCCGAAAG gggaaggaggagatgcTGACCAGCATGCCCTTCGCCCGGCCGCAGGACGCAGGCCCCTCCGTCGCCATAGTGACCAAAGTGAACCGCATCCAGGACCAGCTGGTGAAGAAGCACGACGTGGAGCTGCACATGCACCTGAACCGTCTGGAGATAGCACCACAGATCTACGGCAT ccgGTGGGTGCGTCTGCTGTTTGGCCGGGAGTTCTCCCTGCAGGACCTGCTGGTGGTGTGGGACGCCCTGTTTGCAGACAGCATCACCCTGGACCTGGTGGACTACGTGTTTGTGGCCATGCTCCTGTACATCCGGGACGCGT tgattGCCAGTAACTTCCagacctgtctgggtctgctcaTGCACTACCCGCCCATAGGAGACATCCACTCCCTGTTGCACAAGGCTCTGTTCCTCAGAGACCCCAAG AACAACCCAAGACCTGTCAACTACCAGTTCCAGCAGAACCTGGACTACTATAAGACCAGAGGAGCCGATCTAGTGAACAAAtcctg ttCCACAGCTAAGCCGGCGCCTCTGAACATCAACAAGGTTTCTAACAAGGTCTCCAGCAGTCTGCTGAGCTTCGGCAGGAAGCTCATCGCTCCCGCCATGTCTGGCGCTTCCAGCGGCATCTCTCCAATCAACAGCGAGGTGCTCTCTGCCCCCAGCCCCGTTTCCATGGCGCCGGCCCGCCCCTCGGCCGAGCCCCCCCTACaggccccccctcacccccagtctcAGCACTACCGCCTCCTGAAGTCAGAGAGCATGCCTGTACACCTGAGCAAAG gCCACGCCTCCAGAACGGTTAGCTCCTCCCCCAGTATCGAGAGCCTCTCCGGGGGGCGTGGTCATGCCACAGCGTCCccgccccttcctccctccaggggAAGTGACGTCAGTACCTCGTCCCCGCCCCTCTCGGCCACCAAGAAGGACTCCTTCTTTAACATCACCCGCTCGCGCTCTCACAGCAGGACGATGGGCAGGAAGGAG gaggaggagctggaggggcaGGTCTCCTTCCTACAGGGCCAGATCAACGACCTGGAGGCCATGAGCAAGTACTGTGCCAagaccatgaacacacacatcg GAAAGATCCAGGAGGTCATCCTGCAGGAGCACCTGGAGAAGGAGGACGAGGTGTTGGTGGCACTGGCTGGCCTCAAACAG aTCAAAGACATCCTGAAGGGGGCGCTGCGGTTCAACCAGAGCCAGCTGGAGGCGGAGGAGAACGAGGAGATCAGCATCGCTGACGACCACTACACCGCCGCCgctgctgccgccgccgcccAGCACGCCGCCGGGCGCCGCCACGACGACGCCGCCGCCGCAAGACACGCCGAACACTGCAAAGGCCAGGACTTGGACGGCGAGGGGAGAGTGAGCACGgacgagagggaggaggaggaagaggaggagacttCCTCCACTCCAccagacacacag GTGGCGTCGTCCGTGGGCTCGGAGGGGAAGAACTGGGACGACTACATCCTGGTCTCCCAGGACCTCCAGACCTCCGAGGGAGGGGCGGAGCGCACCCCGCCCATCAGACGGGACCTGGTCCGGCCGGAGCCGGAAGGGGCCGGGGCGTTCCAGGACCCCCTGCTGAGCGCCACGTCGGGCTCCTCCAGCCCGGACGAGGGCAGCACCCACAGCAAAGACTCGGACTTCACCATCGTCAACCCCGCAGACCTGTGA
- the tbc1d5 gene encoding TBC1 domain family member 5 isoform X3 codes for MQHPNFETRHPLQTEDQETGFDPLNNFNRNRSRSSDSSFSESESTFLSYRKEWDDLFLNSNYLARIRQASINGKLRSSRFRSVCWKLYLDVLPEDKRQWINKTKELRAQYEKIKETHITNPRKAAGQQDLVVNNPLSQDEGSLWNKFFQDKELRGMITQDVMRTFPEINYFHGEDVRTKLTDILFCYARENEQLLYKQGMHELLAPIVFVLHCDHQAFQHASETAHPSEEMKPLLDPVYHEHDAYAMFSQLMETAEPWFSSFEREVRKGKEEMLTSMPFARPQDAGPSVAIVTKVNRIQDQLVKKHDVELHMHLNRLEIAPQIYGIRWVRLLFGREFSLQDLLVVWDALFADSITLDLVDYVFVAMLLYIRDALIASNFQTCLGLLMHYPPIGDIHSLLHKALFLRDPKNNPRPVNYQFQQNLDYYKTRGADLVNKSCSTAKPAPLNINKVSNKVSSSLLSFGRKLIAPAMSGASSGISPINSEVLSAPSPVSMAPARPSAEPPLQAPPHPQSQHYRLLKSESMPVHLSKDIVSDGLSQVSLPAQICSDSQGHASRTVSSSPSIESLSGGRGHATASPPLPPSRGSDVSTSSPPLSATKKDSFFNITRSRSHSRTMGRKEEEELEGQVSFLQGQINDLEAMSKYCAKTMNTHIGKIQEVILQEHLEKEDEVLVALAGLKQIKDILKGALRFNQSQLEAEENEEISIADDHYTAAAAAAAAQHAAGRRHDDAAAARHAEHCKGQDLDGEGRVSTDEREEEEEEETSSTPPDTQLAL; via the exons ATGCAGCACCCTAACTTCGAAACCCGTCACCCCCTACAGACAGAGGACCAGGAGACGGGCTTCGACCCGCTGAACAACTTCAACAGGAACCGCAGCC gaAGTTCAGACAGCTCGTTCTCGGAGTCGGAGTCGACATTCCTCTCCTACAG gAAAGAGTGGGATGACTTGTTTCTCAATAGTAATTACCTTGCAAGGATTCGACAGGCAAGCATCAACGGCAAATTGCGGAGCAGCAGATTTCGTAGCGTGTGCTGGAAG TTGTACCTGGACGTTCTTCCAGAAGACAAGAGACAGTGGATCAATAAGACCAAGGAGCTCCGGGCCCAGTATGAGAAGATCAAagaaacg cACATAACCAACCCCCGCAAGGCTGCTGGTCAGCAAGACCTGGTGGTCAACAACCCTCTGTCCCAGGACGAGGGG AGTTTGTGGAACAAGTTTTTCCAGGACAAGGAGCTGAGGGGGATGATCACCCAGGATGTGATGAGAAC GTTCCCAGAGATTAACTACTTCCATGGGGAGGATGTGAGGACCAAGCTGACAGACATCTTGTTCTGTTATGCCAGAGAGAACGAACAGTTGCTGTATAAGCAG ggaATGCACGAGTTGCTGGCTCCCATTGTGTTCGTCCTGCACTGCGACCACCAGGCATTTCAGCACGCCAGCGAGACGGCTCACCCTAG TGAGGAGATGAAGCCTCTGCTGGATCCTGTGTACCACGAACACGACGCCTA CGCCATGTTCTCCCAACTCATGGAGACTGCAGAACCCTGGTTCTCCAGCTTTGAGAGGGAGGTCCGAAAG gggaaggaggagatgcTGACCAGCATGCCCTTCGCCCGGCCGCAGGACGCAGGCCCCTCCGTCGCCATAGTGACCAAAGTGAACCGCATCCAGGACCAGCTGGTGAAGAAGCACGACGTGGAGCTGCACATGCACCTGAACCGTCTGGAGATAGCACCACAGATCTACGGCAT ccgGTGGGTGCGTCTGCTGTTTGGCCGGGAGTTCTCCCTGCAGGACCTGCTGGTGGTGTGGGACGCCCTGTTTGCAGACAGCATCACCCTGGACCTGGTGGACTACGTGTTTGTGGCCATGCTCCTGTACATCCGGGACGCGT tgattGCCAGTAACTTCCagacctgtctgggtctgctcaTGCACTACCCGCCCATAGGAGACATCCACTCCCTGTTGCACAAGGCTCTGTTCCTCAGAGACCCCAAG AACAACCCAAGACCTGTCAACTACCAGTTCCAGCAGAACCTGGACTACTATAAGACCAGAGGAGCCGATCTAGTGAACAAAtcctg ttCCACAGCTAAGCCGGCGCCTCTGAACATCAACAAGGTTTCTAACAAGGTCTCCAGCAGTCTGCTGAGCTTCGGCAGGAAGCTCATCGCTCCCGCCATGTCTGGCGCTTCCAGCGGCATCTCTCCAATCAACAGCGAGGTGCTCTCTGCCCCCAGCCCCGTTTCCATGGCGCCGGCCCGCCCCTCGGCCGAGCCCCCCCTACaggccccccctcacccccagtctcAGCACTACCGCCTCCTGAAGTCAGAGAGCATGCCTGTACACCTGAGCAAAG ATATAGTTTCAGACGGACTCTCtcaggtctctctccctgcccagaTATGCTCTGACTCACAAG gCCACGCCTCCAGAACGGTTAGCTCCTCCCCCAGTATCGAGAGCCTCTCCGGGGGGCGTGGTCATGCCACAGCGTCCccgccccttcctccctccaggggAAGTGACGTCAGTACCTCGTCCCCGCCCCTCTCGGCCACCAAGAAGGACTCCTTCTTTAACATCACCCGCTCGCGCTCTCACAGCAGGACGATGGGCAGGAAGGAG gaggaggagctggaggggcaGGTCTCCTTCCTACAGGGCCAGATCAACGACCTGGAGGCCATGAGCAAGTACTGTGCCAagaccatgaacacacacatcg GAAAGATCCAGGAGGTCATCCTGCAGGAGCACCTGGAGAAGGAGGACGAGGTGTTGGTGGCACTGGCTGGCCTCAAACAG aTCAAAGACATCCTGAAGGGGGCGCTGCGGTTCAACCAGAGCCAGCTGGAGGCGGAGGAGAACGAGGAGATCAGCATCGCTGACGACCACTACACCGCCGCCgctgctgccgccgccgcccAGCACGCCGCCGGGCGCCGCCACGACGACGCCGCCGCCGCAAGACACGCCGAACACTGCAAAGGCCAGGACTTGGACGGCGAGGGGAGAGTGAGCACGgacgagagggaggaggaggaagaggaggagacttCCTCCACTCCAccagacacacag CTAGCCCTCTGA